From Dermochelys coriacea isolate rDerCor1 chromosome 8, rDerCor1.pri.v4, whole genome shotgun sequence, the proteins below share one genomic window:
- the LOC122455601 gene encoding uncharacterized protein LOC122455601 — MPSNLKLSRKPGMSRPCRCSELRRCRPHTPEASRLWDHHSCHRPDTSLGRGNIPDPAHHPATVQGSVHVDCPRRCPDCPDGCRPTRTLGTTRLCEENINRSMADVTNGPRLAGDTAVGRGTIVYAIPARTPVPSLRQGTVVLGVNHWHLADMGPPVEAVHGAATTISATPLRRDHGPMADIGPGTADTPGPEAAADHTPAWPPLAAARLQAKLASPNSRPHRASASAMAPSIWPASGHLCLQRSPQWRFTWWPGPWKHCRRPSLDRQKKGRWDLCPWYRARSPTRWWILQCRMTPKVQHQLHHIQNS, encoded by the coding sequence ATGCCATCTAACTTGAAGCTCTCCAGGAAGCCAGGGATGTCACGTCCATGCCGGTGCTCAGAGCTCCGCCGATGTCGGCCCCACACTCCAGAGGCAAGCCGCCTCTGGGATCACCACAGTTGCCACCGGCCTGATACCAGTCTCGGTCGAGGGAACATTCCTGACCCCGCTCACCACCCAGCAACTGTACAGGGCTCAGTCCATGTGGATTGCCCTCGACGCTGTCCAGACTGTCCAGATGGGTGCCGTCCGACCAGGACTCTCGGCACCACTCGTCTTTGCGAAGAAAATATCAACAGGTCCATGGCAGATGTCACCAATGGTCCTCGTCTTGCAGGAGATACCGCTGTCGGTCGTGGCACGATCGTCTACGCCATTCCTGCTCGGACTCCCGTTCCAAGTCTCCGCCAAGGCACTGTAGTCCTGGGTGTCAATCATTGGCATCTCGCCGACATGGGTCCGCCCGTTGAGGCTGTTCATGGAGCAGCTACTACCATCAGTGCCACTCCTCTGCGTCGAGATCATGGTCCCATGGCTGACATAGGTCCCGGCACCGCTGATACTCCCGGTCCAGAGGCGGCAGCGGATCATACGCCAGCCTGGCCTCCCCTCGCAGCCGCCCGTCTACAAGCCAAGCTAGCCAGCCCAAACAGCCGGCCCCACCGGGCCTCAGCAAGCGCAATGGCACCAAGCATCTGGCCGGCCAGTGGGCACCTTTGCCTCCAGCGCAGCCCCCAGTGGAGGTTCACTTGGTGGCCGGGGCCTTGGAAGCACTGTCGGCGTCCATCTTTAGACCGCCAGAAAAAAGGTCGGTGGGACCTGTGTCCTTGGTACCGTGCCAGGAGTCCAACCAGGTGGTGGATCCTCCAGTGCCGGATGACACCCAAAGTACAGCACCAGCTTCATCACATCCAGAATAGCTGA